From one Mesoplodon densirostris isolate mMesDen1 chromosome 19, mMesDen1 primary haplotype, whole genome shotgun sequence genomic stretch:
- the LOC132480708 gene encoding zinc finger protein 300-like, producing the protein MGAAILHGTNSSRHQNPSLTSKVALNVSDNRGPLLTPVTNLKRHHRIHTEGKPYECSECPRSFRYKSKLIIHQRTHTGEKPYRCSECQKAFNKKSHFITHQRIHTGEKPYACSECGKAFIDKSQLIVHRRTHTGEKPYECKECGKAFNKKSSLTTHQRIHTGEKPYECSECGKAFIDKSHLIVHQRTHTGERPYECSECGKAFIRKAMLIVHQRTHTGEKPFVCLECQKAFSSMAMLSRHQLIHTGEKPHGCSECGKAFRQKSHLIIHQRCHTGEKPYGCIPCGQIFNQKSQLIRHQRHHTGEKPYQCTQCGKDFLEKSYLSVHQRSHAGQKPYQCGECGKTYSVKFFLTSHEEIHT; encoded by the exons ATGGGCGCGGCCATATTGCACGGCACTAATTCCTCCAGGCATCAGAACCCATCGCTCACTTCCAAAGTGGCCTTGAATGTGAGTGATAACAGGGGCCCGCTACTTAC CCCAGTAACAAATCTTAAAAGACATCACAGAATTCACACAGAAGGGAAACCTTACGAATGCAGTGAATGTCCCAGATCCTTCAGGTATAAGTCAAAGCTCATAATACACCAGAGAAcccatacaggagagaaaccatacaGATGCAGTGAATGTCAGAAAG CCTTTAATAAAAAGTCACACTTCATAacccatcagagaattcatacgggagagaaaccttatgcatgcagtgaatgtgggaaggcTTTTATAGACAAGTCACAGCTTATTGTTCATAGAAGAACTCATACgggagagaaaccttatgaatgcaaggaatgtgggaaagcctttaatAAAAAGTCATCCCTCACAacacatcagagaattcatacgggagagaaaccttatgaatgcagtgaatgtggaaaagcttttataGACAAGTCCCATCTCATTGTCCATCAGAGAACTCATACAGGAGAGAGACCCTatgaatgcagtgaatgtggaAAAGCTTTCATACGAAAGGCAATGCTCATTGTCCATCAGAGGAcacatacaggagagaaaccctttgTATGCCTTGAATGCCAGAAAGCCTTTAGCAGTATGGCAATGCTCAGTAGACATCAGTTGattcatacaggagagaaaccccatggatgcagtgaatgtgggaaggcTTTCCGCCAAAAAAGCCATCTTATTATCCATCAACGATgccatactggagagaaaccctatggaTGCATTCCATGCGGTCAAATCTTCAACCAGAAGTCACAGCTCATTAGACATCAGAGAcatcacacaggagagaaaccatatcaGTGCACTCAATGTGGGAAAGACTTTCTTGAGAAATCATACCTCAGTGTCCATCAGAGAAGTCATGCAGGGCAGAAACCTTATCAGTGTGGTGAGTGTGGGAAAACTTACTCTGTCAAGTTCTTCCTCACTTCACATGAGGAAATTCATACATGA